A single region of the Salvia miltiorrhiza cultivar Shanhuang (shh) chromosome 8, IMPLAD_Smil_shh, whole genome shotgun sequence genome encodes:
- the LOC130998867 gene encoding uncharacterized protein LOC130998867 isoform X2, whose protein sequence is MVREVSESCVESLLAEIVLSYCSGFYANKPELAARRIEAIGFQVGHQLSERYTMDRPRFTDNLEAIKFICKDFWSELFKKQIDNLKTNHRGTFVLQDNRFRWLAHMSIDPSVQASGNIQDPSAMAENKSAQATGMHLYFPCGIIRGALSNLGIACAVSADISNLPACSFVIRIKA, encoded by the exons ATGGTGAGGGAGGTATCGGAAAGCTGTGTGGAGAGTTTGCTGGCGGAGATAGTGTTGTCGTATTGCTCAGGCTTCTACGCCAACAAGCCCGAACTTGCAGCGCGGAGGATCGAAGCCATCGGCTTTCAGGTCGGTCACCAGTTAAGTGAAAG GTACACAATGGATCGACCAAGGTTCACCGATAACCTGGAGGCCATCAAGTTTATCTGCAAGGACTTTTGGTCTGAACTCTTCAAGAAACAGATAGATAACTTAAAGACAAATCATAGA GGTACTTTTGTATTGCAAGATAATCGATTTAGATGGTTAGCACATATGTCTATTGACCCATCAGTTCAAGCATCTGGCAATATTCAAGATCCTTCAGCAATGGCGGAAAACAAATCAGCTCAGGCTACTGGAATGCACCTATACTTCCCTTGTGGAATTATAAGAGGAGCACTGTCAAACTTGGGAATAGCATGTGCAGTTTCTGCAGATATATCCAACCTCCCAGCAT GTTCTTTCGTTATCCGAATAAAAGCCTGA
- the LOC130998867 gene encoding uncharacterized protein LOC130998867 isoform X1: MVREVSESCVESLLAEIVLSYCSGFYANKPELAARRIEAIGFQVGHQLSERYTMDRPRFTDNLEAIKFICKDFWSELFKKQIDNLKTNHRGTFVLQDNRFRWLAHMSIDPSVQASGNIQDPSAMAENKSAQATGMHLYFPCGIIRGALSNLGIACAVSADISNLPACELITLKLHSIIGAIYRGDTLVTT; this comes from the exons ATGGTGAGGGAGGTATCGGAAAGCTGTGTGGAGAGTTTGCTGGCGGAGATAGTGTTGTCGTATTGCTCAGGCTTCTACGCCAACAAGCCCGAACTTGCAGCGCGGAGGATCGAAGCCATCGGCTTTCAGGTCGGTCACCAGTTAAGTGAAAG GTACACAATGGATCGACCAAGGTTCACCGATAACCTGGAGGCCATCAAGTTTATCTGCAAGGACTTTTGGTCTGAACTCTTCAAGAAACAGATAGATAACTTAAAGACAAATCATAGA GGTACTTTTGTATTGCAAGATAATCGATTTAGATGGTTAGCACATATGTCTATTGACCCATCAGTTCAAGCATCTGGCAATATTCAAGATCCTTCAGCAATGGCGGAAAACAAATCAGCTCAGGCTACTGGAATGCACCTATACTTCCCTTGTGGAATTATAAGAGGAGCACTGTCAAACTTGGGAATAGCATGTGCAGTTTCTGCAGATATATCCAACCTCCCAGCATGTGAGCTTATTACCTTAAAATTACATTCAATAATTGGAGCTATATATAGAGGGGATACGTTAGTAACTACATGA